The following nucleotide sequence is from Alphaproteobacteria bacterium.
CACAAACCGACCAAAAAATGAATCCTAAATAGCAAGAAAACACCGTCCCAAGCTATGATTTCCTGCAATGCGAAAGGTGCCTAATCCGCAAAACCGCGAGCTCTGTCATAGACGTTGGAAATTTTCACAAGGGACGATGGAGACCTCAGCGAAATCCGCGGAAATGGAGCGGATAGTTCCTCTGGGGCAAAGTGGCTATCGGGTGTTTACCACCTGCTCGGCGGTTTTTTCTGGCTGATGAGCATGGTCGGGACGGACTCCAGGTTTCAGGCCGTCAGTTTTTCGGCCCGGCGCACGTTGATGGCGATGCACAGGTGCTGGAGATGAGCGCCGTTCCTCTCAAGGCCGCGATCGCGCGCCTGGGCGTAACCGTACGAACGTTTCATGGTGCCGAAGATGCGCTCCACGTTGGCCCGGATCGGCGCGATCAAATTG
It contains:
- a CDS encoding transposase translates to MPYWQQQRNNLIAPIRANVERIFGTMKRSYGYAQARDRGLERNGAHLQHLCIAINVRRAEKLTA